A region of Streptomyces liliifuscus DNA encodes the following proteins:
- a CDS encoding histidine kinase, whose protein sequence is MLDPQVTTAIFGVGFAATSAGLFAQTRAKRLLASRCAGLEKQHEADGTRIAALETEVRYFAEVTMPALVDVLARGHRGVPVPGLSQEQLAGTVVDHAHQAVRRLLQEAVAVTREQIGRAARSSVRDMIDEAQTGLHRCQMRVVEEMERHPDGTAYHQSLMNFDHLVTQSLHTLQRMRILTGSWPGLQRADCTVREVVESARGRISDYLRVSYTYEPRTGETWLEGRVVEPVTVALTELLSNATAFSDGKVFVEVQAFQTGYCIVVDDGGLNMNRFQREEASRMLGQRDVLDVTTVQDTGQLGFAVIGRLTGEYGFSADVTSTSPYGGVRAVLRIPLELCGHGPTDEEIEANRHAAASLAGHTPLPMGAAAAAGPTDATPLEPTAPGGLPQRRRRTPVATAPTRASEPAPADDPDAFSASLAQLGRTIHDTENTPEGDQLHD, encoded by the coding sequence GCTTCGCCGCCACGTCAGCCGGTCTCTTCGCGCAGACCCGCGCCAAGCGTCTTCTGGCTTCGCGCTGCGCGGGGCTGGAGAAGCAGCACGAAGCCGACGGCACGCGCATTGCCGCGCTGGAGACGGAGGTTCGTTACTTCGCCGAGGTGACGATGCCCGCTCTGGTGGACGTCCTGGCGCGCGGGCACCGCGGTGTGCCGGTCCCCGGGCTCAGCCAGGAGCAGCTCGCTGGCACCGTCGTCGACCACGCGCACCAGGCCGTGAGACGGCTGCTGCAGGAGGCTGTGGCCGTCACGCGCGAGCAGATCGGGCGCGCGGCCAGGTCTTCGGTGCGCGACATGATCGACGAGGCGCAGACCGGTCTACACCGCTGCCAGATGCGTGTCGTTGAGGAGATGGAGCGCCATCCCGACGGCACGGCGTACCACCAGAGCCTGATGAACTTCGATCACCTGGTCACCCAGTCGCTGCACACGCTGCAGCGCATGCGGATCCTGACCGGATCGTGGCCGGGGCTACAGCGCGCGGACTGCACGGTTCGCGAGGTTGTGGAGTCGGCTCGCGGGCGGATCAGCGACTACCTGCGGGTCAGCTACACGTACGAGCCGCGCACCGGGGAGACCTGGCTGGAGGGGCGGGTCGTCGAGCCGGTCACCGTCGCGCTCACGGAGCTGCTGTCCAACGCCACGGCGTTCTCCGACGGCAAGGTGTTCGTCGAAGTGCAAGCGTTCCAGACCGGGTACTGCATCGTCGTCGACGACGGCGGCCTGAACATGAACCGCTTCCAGCGTGAGGAAGCGAGCCGGATGCTGGGGCAGCGCGATGTCCTGGACGTCACCACCGTGCAGGACACCGGCCAGCTCGGATTTGCGGTCATCGGCCGTCTCACTGGCGAATACGGCTTCTCTGCGGACGTCACCAGCACCTCCCCGTACGGCGGTGTGCGGGCGGTACTTCGAATCCCGCTGGAGCTGTGCGGGCACGGCCCGACCGACGAGGAGATCGAGGCCAACCGCCACGCGGCCGCGTCCCTTGCCGGGCACACACCCCTCCCCATGGGGGCTGCTGCGGCCGCCGGACCGACAGATGCAACTCCTTTGGAGCCAACGGCTCCTGGAGGTCTGCCCCAGCGGCGGCGGCGCACGCCGGTTGCCACCGCGCCGACCCGGGCCAGCGAGCCCGCACCGGCGGACGACCCCGATGCGTTCTCCGCCAGCCTTGCCCAGCTCGGGCGGACCATCCACGACACCGAGAACACCCCTGAAGGAGACCAACTCCATGACTGA